The window ATTACATCAATGGTCATTGAGGAGTGGTGAGAAGCAGTGAGCAatgacaatataaaaaagttataatttGTGTAtgcagaaaaaaatattccttcgtgataattattatataaaagaatagttaagaaaaattcctttaatatatttttatcagagATTTACATTCTTACTTTATCGCATTATTGTCATAAATTCTtccatagataaatatatatgtggatAAAGTTAGGTTAACCAAGAAacaattatttgtataaataattgtttatattctatataaacataatctatataattatattacatgtatatatatatatatctatatatatatatatatatatatagatatatatatatgtatatatataatccaaGTGATTTAATTagcataaatatatgtaatacatatcAAAAGGATACCTCCTTGATGTAacatcgaaattttttttatttgcagaTGCTAACTGTGATAAAATTgacttaataaattttttaaaaacaaatatggtATCTTCGTGGTGCTATTTTGTTTTACCTGTTGTGTTATTAATTGGATTTCTTCGAAAATGCCGTGAATGTACTTGGGGAAGATGTAAAAATACGAGTAGCTTACAAGGTCGAGTTTTTATTGTAACAGGAGCTAATTCTGGTATTGGTAAAGAAACAGTCAAAGAATTAGCAACACGAAAAGCTACAGTCATTATGGCTTGTCGAAATATGCAAAATGCcaaaaatgttatttctgaAATTCGTCATCAAACTCCTAACGGCGAATTGGTAAGTTTACTCAAAGTTTAtggatttatataattatttattctagatttttaaacaatgtatCTTTATCTTagtataaatgatttttatttaatattattacattcatttcttttatttttaaacattatgTCATTTATAATTGTATGTACAATTTTATAGATTCCAATGGAATTAGATCTTGCATCACTTTCATCCATCAGAGAATTTGCAGCTCAAGTATTAAAGAATTTTCCTGAAATtcatgtattaattaataatgctGGCATATATACACCACTCAAGGACCATGCAATTACCGAAGATGGATTTGAAATTCACTTTGGTGTCAATCATCTTggacattttttattaaccaATTTACTTATAGACCGTCTTAAAGAAAATGCACCTAGCAGGTTAGTTATAAATCAATTTGAGTAAAATAACAATCTATACTGTACGATCtgtatcttatatatttttgattacaGAGTTGTTATTGTAACATCTAAACTCTTAGAATCAGgtgttattgatttttcaaatttaaatggTGAAAAGGGTATAACGACTAAAGGACGTATGAATCCAGGTTATTGTAATTCAAAATTAGCAAATGCATATTTTGGCATGGAACTTgcaaagagaatgaaagattaCAATGTGAATGTTTATATGGTTTGTCCTGGATTTGCTTATACAGGATTGTTCAGAAATGTCAAACGAAGtcgttttcattatattttattctctccaattgctttattatttctaagaaCTGCAAACCAGGTAACATAGTACTTTAATAAATGTGATTATTGATAAagttatacttgttatattttcttaattaattttgtcaattacataaattttgttataggGTGCACAAACTGTGCTACATTGTGCCATTGAACCTTCCTTAGCCGATGAAAGTGGacatatttatcgaaattgtGAGCTTTATGTTTCTGAAAAGGAATTAGATCCTAAAATAGCACTTCAGTTATGGGAAGTAAGCGAAAAAATGATAGCTGCCAAAGAGACTGCAAAATAAATGATTCATCTGATTCACATCTTTTTACTGTAAACGATTTGGGCATTCAAagtttatttttgtatataaattagtaCTGTAATAGATATAGTGgtacgtatttttattatcactattcttttaaaaaatgtttatttataatttggtGAATTTTTGCATTATTACTGCATTTGTTAATATGCATGAGATATACAAGATATTACCAacagaatattataatattctgtATGGTGTAGCCAACTAAACTTAAGTAGCTGAAAAACAAACAGAATGTTACAAATAAAAGTCttcaacaatattaaaaaaattttttcactgATATAGTTTAAAACATAGaggaaataatcttttttaaaatacaatttacaataaatgtaattatgttatgaaattattagaaGCAAAgtgtatttttgaaaatacaaGTAGAACacaatataaagtataatactattatattttaagataTCTCAGAAACGTGAAttgtaatgtaaataataagtCATGGATATGTGTACAATCTTgctttaattttgtatttttcttatattgcaatatttgtgttaaatatatatatatatatatatatatatatatatatatatatatatatatatatatatatatatatatatatatatatatataaaagagaaaaaaagagaaaaaagaagaaaaaaagaaaaaaaaaagaaaaaaagtatagacATATTTGTAACATTTAATTGTCATTTAAAACTTGAAAAGAAACATgtacgttttatttataacgtATCATCTTAATtaagaaagattaaataaaaaatttcattaatcatCTTAATAAATCCaagtataaatgtaatatttatctaataaattatGATCACATTCGGTAAATGCTTCAGAACTTTGGTTGGTCCTCTTATACAGTTTATCCAATCtttaaataatcttaaaatcaaaaatctacatttttatatattattctttatattataaggAGAAACGCAACATAGCTGAGAAGCTCAGAAAAAcaacttgaaatttttttagaaatatacataatatcatctgcttcataaaatattaattattgaagagataataaataaaatataaatcacaaatactatatagatatatacagaATGAATTGTGTAATTCAACAAGCTATAgaacattattaaagatagaaaaaactatcaagttattattaatagaatcgcatgattttttttctacgattctcaatgtattataattatgcaaCTTCTATGAAAAAGTACtacgattatattatcattttatgatataaagtTGTATTCGAATGTGTACGGCGATTAcagttttaagaaaataatatttataaaacaatgCAACCCCCCTCctcttttttactattttctttctgcaacaataataaagatatacttGATCAAAGTTGCATACTTCGATCCTAACACATTTTATATGTACTAAATAactctttcgaatttttttacaaGATTTACTCGCATATACAATAactttatatttgaattaataaatattacagcCGTGGTTTCATAACTTTGAAGCTAGTTTTCTTATTAGCTAAGGCTTCAGTACGTGCATAAACATCTTCTGAACTGCgtctaataatatctatataatcgcTTGATGCTTGAAAGTCACATtgcttatctttttcttcaagcATACAATTGTATTCAGTAATAGTATTGTCACATTTTTGTGTTGCTACTATGGAATCTTTATgctgaaaatgataaatacaataattgtgtatgttaagatatatatatatatatatatatatatatatatatatatcttgtatattatctatataaagataaacaaaTGTTATTGACAATTACCATTGCATTATATTTAACACAGATAtcttcatcattttcttttgaccatttttcaatttgttgCTCTACTTCTTCATTTGGCCTGTAGTGAGTAAagacataataatattcttctaTGATATTGTTACGTTTAAAAATGTgttgtttttaaaaatttgcaTTTAATGAATCTTACCTTAGTTGAGAAGTAAATTGTTTAtctaatgtttttttattagctAAGTGACATTTTTCTGTATAGCTACAAATCgaatttgttctttctttcttttcagttTCATCATAAGTACATCCTATTATATCATCTAGAGATAAACAGGATTTAGCAATACGTTCTTTACATGAATTAATCATGAAAGGAGGTTGTTCCAAAACATCACAATTATGATCATTTTGGGCATAATAATGTGTACAATAATCTtccgaaatattattttctaaatgtaACATATCCGTATGTTCTCCGTTTTTCAATGTATTCTTTGCACTATCTCCAATGTTTTTTGCATTGTCATGatttgaagaaatattttgttcattttccccttttttgatcgtatttttatcatttgggCTTTCATCTCCATCATTTTGGCTATTGCTTAAGGCCATTTCACAGCTACTTATAGAATTTGAACTCCTATCCCTAATACTGACAGAACCTTCTAAACTATCAGTAACATTTGCTGACTTAGAAACAGATGTAGGtattgttatttcaatattactgTCGATCgtaacattatcattattttgaagaaaatcgTCACTTACATTTGCACTGATAGTATTAGTCAGAGTGGTACAATTTAATGTTTCATTACTGCTATTGCCAGATCTGTTTCTAGCTAACATTAATGTTCTGTCATCTATGGCACTTTCTTCCGATTTGCAAATTCGTTTCGATTGACTACCTAAAACAAGAGGCTGTACAGGTTTATCTAGACCTTGATCTAAAGAAGATCCCAGGGaggattttattgattttaattggCCCATTGATCGCGACGATCTATggcatttttcaaaaataattttctgtaTTGGTGGTGTAAGAGGAACATTCTGTTTACCGTTACCTACTTCTGTATCTAATGATGAAGtagaaaatgttctttttgAATTGTCCAAACtgtaaaagattattatctttttaaaatatattaaatgatttgACACTATACATGAACTAACGCAAATACACTTACTGCGATTGGTTTGgcttcatttttaataaggTTGCTAAATTTGATAATGTTGCTCTTAAATCAGTAGTAGGAAGACCACAATACCAGCGCAATTGTGCTATgttcttatttaataaataaacaccATAGTGAAATTGTAATCTATCTTTACCTCTGGCAAATAATggaaatctataaaaaataatattttttatagaatattctatttattaaagattcatagagaaaaatattgataatgctTACTGCCTATCATTATCAGGAAGGCTTTCTATAATGTGATCAATAACTTTACTACGAGATCCGTAATGTATAACAGGATATCTGGTGGGTATATTGAGAAAATTTGCGATCATTTGTGTTGTATGTGTCACAAAACCCAATGCCACAGCTACTTGTGTATCATTTGACAATTCCAAATCTTCACTATCTGGTAAATGTATGTCATGTATTGTGAATTTTCCATTGCTatcctatataatataatattcgaaattaattaagctattaataatgtgaaatatataaattaaaaaattatatattgaatgtttaaattattatacctGTTTAACAGGATAAATTAAGCTTAATTCTGAAATTAACTGACGCCGACGATGAGCCAGTTGGCTGCTCATTTGAATGTAAGTTTCTCTTGTATCTACATGACTTTGACGCCATTCGTGCAATCTTTCAATATCTTTGTTAAGTTCTCTATATCTTTCCATCAAATCAGAACCTGTATACAAGAGAATTGTAGATtatcttaatttatattaaaaaattacattaataagaaattaaatttttacgtaTCAACTcataagtaaaatatattcaatatataccATGATCTTGATTTTCTTCTGCAATAGTTGCATGCAATTGGTTTAATACCCTTAATTCTCCCATTTTTCTTGCCCTTTCTTGTTCTAATAGTTTTGTTCTAAATTTTGCCATTTCTAATTCCTTACGTATTTTAAGtatttctgcttttttttccctattaACCGTACGAGGTTGAAATAATCTGTTTAAAGAAGATTGAGGATATTTTGGCGTTTGAAAATTATCACCAGAGGCAATGCGCATTCTTAAAGCTATCACTGAATTGGTCTGTTGTTTAAGTGCTTGCATCTTGCTTCTCAGACTAGTCAATTTATTTACAGTATAGCTATCCTTTACTTCGTTTGCATTAACATTTATACGGAGATATCTTTTCAACTCTGGTGTTGTTATAAAACAATAAGCAGGTGTAAAAAATCCAccattaaagtaaaaaattatagaattttcttttagaatTATTTCCAAGTTGTTGGGTAATTTAGGACCAATATATGCCAGGCCAGTGAAAGAAATACCCCATGTGAACACAGTAACgtcagatatattattatcgacagcTGTTCTTTTCCATAGCCTtagaattatttctatttgtaaaaaaagatatatataaatatatatatatgtataatatttatcatctattttatttcatagaatcaaaataaattaaataaaaatctgacTGTaccattgataaaaattacaatcaattatctcatttttaatacaaaactGCGATTATGAGTACTAACAGATTGTTAAGCTCACCACTGGCAGATGAGTAACCTGTGGCATGTAAAGTAGGGACTTCCAGACTAGACCATCTAGGATTCGCATTATCTATTAATTCGCTTGTATATATTGGAGATGACATAGTTGTTCTATGCAAAGTGTAATAAAACCAACAAATCTCGGTATTTACATTTGTCCTCAATTTATATCCAATTATTTGGATTAAACTTCTAAGTCTCAACTAAAACATATATTTCATGCagaaaaagatattgtttATAAGGAACACCAAATCATATTATTCAAaatgtatacacgtatataaatttatatacattgaattaatcgattacaaattataaaatataatgtattgtcaacgaaaaaaaaaaaaaagtgacagTATATAGAATAAATTAC is drawn from Vespa crabro chromosome 10, iyVesCrab1.2, whole genome shotgun sequence and contains these coding sequences:
- the LOC124427218 gene encoding retinol dehydrogenase 11-like; translated protein: MVSSWCYFVLPVVLLIGFLRKCRECTWGRCKNTSSLQGRVFIVTGANSGIGKETVKELATRKATVIMACRNMQNAKNVISEIRHQTPNGELIPMELDLASLSSIREFAAQVLKNFPEIHVLINNAGIYTPLKDHAITEDGFEIHFGVNHLGHFLLTNLLIDRLKENAPSRVVIVTSKLLESGVIDFSNLNGEKGITTKGRMNPGYCNSKLANAYFGMELAKRMKDYNVNVYMVCPGFAYTGLFRNVKRSRFHYILFSPIALLFLRTANQGAQTVLHCAIEPSLADESGHIYRNCELYVSEKELDPKIALQLWEVSEKMIAAKETAK
- the LOC124427222 gene encoding UV radiation resistance-associated gene protein isoform X2, which codes for MEVSETRNLVRDLDLTLQPRIAPRYKTWLPFATQQLRLRSLIQIIGYKLRTNVNTEICWFYYTLHRTTMSSPIYTSELIDNANPRWSSLEVPTLHATGYSSASEIILRLWKRTAVDNNISDVTVFTWGISFTGLAYIGPKLPNNLEIILKENSIIFYFNGGFFTPAYCFITTPELKRYLRINVNANEVKDSYTVNKLTSLRSKMQALKQQTNSVIALRMRIASGDNFQTPKYPQSSLNRLFQPRTVNREKKAEILKIRKELEMAKFRTKLLEQERARKMGELRVLNQLHATIAEENQDHGSDLMERYRELNKDIERLHEWRQSHVDTRETYIQMSSQLAHRRRQLISELSLIYPVKQDSNGKFTIHDIHLPDSEDLELSNDTQVAVALGFVTHTTQMIANFLNIPTRYPVIHYGSRSKVIDHIIESLPDNDRQFPLFARGKDRLQFHYGVYLLNKNIAQLRWYCGLPTTDLRATLSNLATLLKMKPNQSHLDNSKRTFSTSSLDTEVGNGKQNVPLTPPIQKIIFEKCHRSSRSMGQLKSIKSSLGSSLDQGLDKPVQPLVLGSQSKRICKSEESAIDDRTLMLARNRSGNSSNETLNCTTLTNTISANSANVTDSLEGSVSIRDRSSNSISSCEMALSNSQNDGDESPNDKNTIKKGENEQNISSNHDNAKNIGDSAKNTLKNGEHTDMLHLENNISEDYCTHYYAQNDHNCDVLEQPPFMINSCKERIAKSCLSLDDIIGCTYDETEKKERTNSICSYTEKCHLANKKTLDKQFTSQLRPNEEVEQQIEKWSKENDEDICVKYNAMHKDSIVATQKCDNTITEYNCMLEEKDKQCDFQASSDYIDIIRRSSEDVYARTEALANKKTSFKVMKPRL
- the LOC124427222 gene encoding UV radiation resistance-associated gene protein isoform X1 — its product is MEVSETRNLVRDLDLTLQPRIAPRYKTWLPFATQQLRLRSLIQIIGYKLRTNVNTEICWFYYTLHRTTMSSPIYTSELIDNANPRWSSLEVPTLHATGYSSASEIILRLWKRTAVDNNISDVTVFTWGISFTGLAYIGPKLPNNLEIILKENSIIFYFNGGFFTPAYCFITTPELKRYLRINVNANEVKDSYTVNKLTSLRSKMQALKQQTNSVIALRMRIASGDNFQTPKYPQSSLNRLFQPRTVNREKKAEILKIRKELEMAKFRTKLLEQERARKMGELRVLNQLHATIAEENQDHGSDLMERYRELNKDIERLHEWRQSHVDTRETYIQMSSQLAHRRRQLISELSLIYPVKQDSNGKFTIHDIHLPDSEDLELSNDTQVAVALGFVTHTTQMIANFLNIPTRYPVIHYGSRSKVIDHIIESLPDNDRQFPLFARGKDRLQFHYGVYLLNKNIAQLRWYCGLPTTDLRATLSNLATLLKMKPNQSHLDNSKRTFSTSSLDTEVGNGKQNVPLTPPIQKIIFEKCHRSSRSMGQLKSIKSSLGSSLDQGLDKPVQPLVLGSQSKRICKSEESAIDDRTLMLARNRSGNSSNETLNCTTLTNTISANVSDDFLQNNDNVTIDSNIEITIPTSVSKSANVTDSLEGSVSIRDRSSNSISSCEMALSNSQNDGDESPNDKNTIKKGENEQNISSNHDNAKNIGDSAKNTLKNGEHTDMLHLENNISEDYCTHYYAQNDHNCDVLEQPPFMINSCKERIAKSCLSLDDIIGCTYDETEKKERTNSICSYTEKCHLANKKTLDKQFTSQLRPNEEVEQQIEKWSKENDEDICVKYNAMHKDSIVATQKCDNTITEYNCMLEEKDKQCDFQASSDYIDIIRRSSEDVYARTEALANKKTSFKVMKPRL